Genomic segment of Amphibacillus xylanus NBRC 15112:
ATGAATGATGGTAACACGTTATCAGAAAACGTTACGCATTTAATCGGAGATAATTCTTTCTGTTATGCAAAAGCAGTTTCGGTTGGACGTGGCGATCAAGTTCAAAACTTTACTGCGAAAACAATTAATTATGGTAAATCATCTAATGGTCTGATTTTACAGCATGGTGTCATGAAAGATAGTGCGACAGGTATTTTCCACGGAATCGGGAAAATTGAACATGGCGCGACGAAAGCTAACGCAGAACAAGAATCACGTGTCTTAATGTTAAATAAAGATGCGCGTGGTGATGCGAACCCAATTCTATTAATTGATGAAGATGATGTAACTGCAGGACACGCGGCATCAGTCGGTCGTGTTGATCCACTCCATCTTTATTATTTAATGAGCCGTGGTATTTCAAGACGTGAAGCTGAACGCTTAATTATTCATGGTTTCTTAGCTCCAGTTGTTTCAAGTATTCCGATTGAAGCGGTTCGTAATCAACTAACAGATGTTATTGAAAGGAAAGTTTACTAAGATGGATATTCAGACAATCCGTGCTGACTTTCCCTTACTTGATCAAGAAGTTAATGGTCACAGGTTAGTTTACTTGGACTCTGCTGCAACAGCACAAAAACCAATTCAGGTTATTGAAGCAGTAAATGAATATTATCGACTTAATAATGCTAACGTTCACCGCGGTGTGCATACAATTGGCACACGTGCAACAGAGCAATACGAAGGATCAAGAGATCGCGTTAAGCAATTTATTAATGCCAAACACCGAGAAGAAATTATTTTTACTAGAGGTACAACATCAGCAATTAATATCGTTGCTATGAGCTACGGAGATCAAAATTTAACTCCTGATGATGAAATAGTCATCACGCAAATGGAACACCACAGTAATATTATTCCTTGGCAACAGCTCAGTAAAAGAACGGGTGCGAAATTAACTTATATCCCGTTGGAAGCAGATGGAACGATCACGTTGGCTAAAGTCGAGGAAACAATTACTGAGAAAACTAAAATTGTGGCAATTACTCACGTATCGAATGTCCTTGGTACAATTAATCCGATCAAGGAAATTGCTGCTATTGCACACAAGAATGGTGCCGTATTATTAGTTGACGGTGCGCAAAGTGTTCCGCATATATCTGTTGATGTTCAAGAGCTTGATTGTGATTTTTATGCTTTTTCTGGCCATAAAATGTGTGGTCCAACAGGAATCGGTGTACTATACGGTAAGAAATCTTTGCTCGAAAAAATGGAGCCAGTTGAATTTGGCGGTGAGATGATCGATTTTGTTGATCTCTATGATTCAACGTGGAAGGAATTGCCGTGGAAGTTCGAAGGCGGGACCCCAATTATTGCAGGGGCAATTGGACTGAAAGCAGCAATTGATTATTTAGAAGCAATTGGTTTAGATAATATTGCACTACACGAAAAAGAACTTGTTAACTATGCCCTTGAGCAAATTAGCACGATTGAAGGGATTGAAGTATATGGCCCAGCGCAACGTGCTGGCTTAATTACCTTTAATTTAACTGATGTGCATCCGCATGATACTGCGACAGTTTTAGATACAGAAGGTATTGCGGTTCGTGCTGGTCATCATTGTGCTCAGCCATTAATGAAATGGCTCAATGTAACGGCAACAGCTCGGGCAAGTTTTTATTTATATAATACGCATGAAGATGTTGATCGTTTCATTGCTGGATTAAAGAAAACAAAGGAGTTTTTCACCGATGTCTTTTAACAATTTAGATAGCTTGTATCGACAGGTTATAATGGATCATTATAAAAATCCCCGAAATCATGGAACGTTACCGGATAATTCTTTGACGCTTGAGATGAATAATCCAACCTGTGGAGATCGAATTGAAATACACTTAATGATAGAAGATGATCGGATTACAGATGTTAAGTTTGAAGGGGAGGGCTGTTCAATTAGTTTAGCTTCAGCATCAATGATGACAGAGGCGATTAAAGGTCAAAAACTAATTGACGCACTTAAGATGTCAGAATCATTTTCTAAATTAATGCTTGGTGAAATCGATGAGCTATCTGATCCTGATATGGGTGACGCTGAGGCGCTTCAAGGTGTTTCTAAATTTCCGGCACGAATTAAATGTGCGACTTTAGCTTGGAAGGCAATGGAAAAGGCAACAAAACAGAGCGAATGATTTTCCCTAGCAAATTAATAAGGAGGGCTATTCATGGTAAAGAATGTACCTGAATTTAGTGAATATAAATACGGGTTTCATGATAAAGATATTTCAATTTTCCGTACCGAAAAAGGTCTTACTGAACAAATTGTAGAACAAATATCGGAAATGAAAAATGAACCCAAATGGATGCTTGAATATCGATTAAAAGCACTAGAGCATTTTTATAAACGACCAATGCCACAGTGGGGTGGCGATTTATCAGAACTAGATTTTGATGATTTAACATACTACGTAAAACCAACTGAAAAATCAGAACGCTCATGGGATGAAGTACCTGAAGAAATTAAACGGACATTTGACCGATTAGGTATTCCTGAAGCGGAGCAAAAGTATCTAGCTGGTGTATCTGCTCAGTATGAGTCAGAGGTTGTTTATCAAAGCTTGAAAAAAGATCTTGAAGAAATGGGAATCATTTTCCAAGATACGGATTCTGCACTACAAGAGCATGAAGAATTATTTAAGGAGTACTTTGGAACAGTTGTACCATATACAGATAATAAGTTCTCAGCTTTAAACTCTGCTGTTTGGTCTGGTGGTTCATTTATTTACGTGCCAAAAGGTGTGAAGAGTGATACACCATTACAAGCATACTTCCGAATTAACTCAGAAAACATGGGACAATTTGAACGAACATTGATTATTGTTGATGAAGGGGCTTCTGTGCATTATGTAGAAGGATGTACTGCGCCAACATTCTCATCAAGCTCACTACACAGTGCAGTTGTAGAAATTATTGTTAAGAAAGATGCATATTGCCGCTATACGACGATTCAAAACTGGGCAAATAACGTTTATAACCTCGTAACAAAACGTGCCACAGTAGGCGCAAATGGAACGATGGAATGGATTGATGGAAACTTAGGTTCTAAGTTAACGATGAAGTATCCTTCAATCATGCTGATGGGTGAAGGTGCTCGTGGAAATACATTATCAATTGCGCTTGCAGGTAAAGGTCAAGTTCAGCATGCTGGTGCGAAAATGTTCCACCTTGCACCAAATACATCATCAACGATTGTATCGAAGTCAATTTCACATAGTGGTGGAAACGTGTCATATTTAGGACTTGTTCACTTTGGACGGAAAGCAGATGGAGCACGTGCGAATATCGAGTGTGACACGATGATTATGGATAATCAATCATCATCAGATACGATTCCGTATAACGAAATCTTAAATGATAATATTTCACTAGAGCACGAAGCTAAGGTTTCAAAAGTATCAGAAGAACAATTATTCTACTTGATGAGCCGTGGATTAAGTGAAATTGAAGCAACAGAAATGATTGTAATGGGCTTTATCGAACCATTTACAAAAGAACTACCAATGGAATATGCTGTTGAGATGAACAGATTAATCGCCTTCGAGATGGAAGGTTCGATTGGTTAAGACACTAAAATCCTTGATATCAATAGTGTTAACGGTTGGTTGAATTTACAACATTTCATTTTGCCAACTTTTTGCTACGTTCGATTAGCTATGGCTAAAAAGCTTGCTCTTCAAATAAAAAACTCTTGCTGCATGAATACTTGTAGCAAGAGTCTATGGTTGTACAATATATAACGTTGGTGAGTTTGAAAACTTACTAACGTTATTTTTTGGTTCAATGTCAAATAGTGTTGGTAGGTTTTATAATTGAATGAATTTCATAATGACTTAATTAGCTATAAAACACGAACAATTGGGTTACAGGTGACGCGGTGATTTCCACTCTAGGCGGACGCTTTCCGCGGGATCGGCCTCAGCTAATTGATAAAAGCTTTCCAAGCTTTTATCACTGGATCTTCGGACACGATTGTTCCCGCTGGAGTCGCCGCCTGCCGTTCTAATCACTTGATTAGGCTTCTTTATTTACGTATGATATTGTATTTTCATTTGTAATTGTTCGTGTTCTTAACTAGATTTTTGTATTATGAAATTGACTCAATTAGTCGAGAATATATATATTAGCTTTAATAAAGATACAACTTGTTTACCGCAGGCGAAATACACTTGCTTTCCGCGGACACGCTTTTAGCTAACTCAGGCAAGCAAAGTGCGCTTGACTGATTGCAACTCTAATTCAGGAATAATCATTTAAAATTTAAGCTATGCATATGAAGATAAACAAGTGTTAGATAACATTAATCAGGTATTTGACTTAGGGAAGAAATACGCGATCGTGGGTACGAGTGGTAGTGGCAAAACAACGCTTCTCAATATCCTAAATGGAAAGCTAACAGATTATCCAGGATCGGTTAAGTTCAATGGCTATGAATTAAACTCGATCTCAGGTGATAGTTTAAGGGAATCCATTTTATATCTCGATCAGCAGCCATATATATTTGATGGGACAATTCGGGACAATATTACGTTAGATGAATCCTTTACAGAAGGCGAAATCAATCATGCAATCGCAAAAAGTGCCTTACAAGATGTGATTGACCTTCTACCAAATGGAATCGATACATCAATTGGTGAAGGTGGTCGTTTATTATCAGGAGGACAAAAGCAGCGCCTAGCATTAGCAAGGGGTTTGATTAGAGGCAAAAAAATTGAGGCAACCTCTAGCCTTGATCAAAAGAATGCATTAGAAATTGAAAAAAATCTGCTTGAGCAAAATGATCTCACTGTCATTATGATTACGCATCATTTACGAGAAGAAATTCGAGAATACATTGATGACGTACTTTCACTATCATCTTAATCTATAAATATAGGAAAAGAGAACTTATTTCGATTAGTTATATCTAGAAATAAGTTCTTTTTTTATTTTGACGATAACTTGTAAACATAAATTGGTGCTATAATAATTAAAAAGTACAGCTTTGTTTAGATAGGGGTTTTTCAGTTATGCGGGAGGAACTTTATTTCTACTATACGAGTGATTTACATAGTTATTTTGATAATTGGCCTAAAATCATGACTTTTCTAAAAAAGAAAATTGCGCTTAGAGTTAACAAGCAGCAAGATTATTTTTTATTGGATAATGGTGATCATCTTGATCGAGTAAATCCGATTACAGAAGCATTAAAAGGAAAAGGCAATGTTGAGTTATTAAATTTAGCTAACTATGACATTATTAATCTTGGTAATAATGAGGGGATCACACTTACGAAAGCAGAACTTTCAAGTCTATATGATCAGGCAAGCTTTAACGTAGCTTGTGCCAATTTAGAGAGTCAGACAAATGATTCTCCAGATTGGCTAAAACCATATCACATATTGGTTACTGCTTCTGGAATAAAGATTGCTGTAATTGGTCTAACAGCTCCATTTAATGATTTTTATCATCCACTAGGTTGGAGAGCTAATGATCCGTATGAAACGTTAGATAAATATATTGATAGACTTAAGGAAGAAAGCGATCTGATCATTTTATTATCTCACCTTGGAGTAAATCCTGATCGGAAAATTGCTGAGCAATTCCCTGAAATTGATGTCATCATTGGTGGACATACACATCATCTTTTTAAAACTGAAGAACGACATCATCAAGCGATTCTTACAGGGGTAGGGAAATCGGGCTTTTATGTTGGAGAGTTAGCTCTAACGTGGGATCATCAAGAAAAACGTCTGATCAAGAAGCATGCTATTGCTCATCCAATCAAGGATGAATTACCAGACCCACAAGTGCTCGAATTGCTTAAGCGCCAAGAAATAGAGTCTGAGAGAATGTTGCAGAAGGAAGTTACTAGATTACCTCTACCGTTAAAGGTAGATTGGTATGAAGAAACGCTATTAATTAAACATTTAACGAAAACATTGAAAGAATGGACAAATGCTGACGTTGCCATGTTAAATGCAGGTCTTTTACTTAACGGTTTTAAACAAGGATTGGTTACAGAATATGACGTGCATCGTAATTGTCCGCATCCGATTAATCCGTGCGTTGTTGTGGTAACGGGTCAAGAGCTAATAGAAATTGTTCGCGCAGGATTAGCCGAAGAATATCAACGCATTCGTGTTAAGGGTTATGGTTTTCGAGGAGAAGTAATGGGTAAGTTAGTTTATGCTGGCCTAGATTGTCATAGAGATCCAGTGAGTGGAGGTCAGGACTTGTGTGATCACTTAACAATTAACGGTCACTCACTCGTTTTAGATAAAACGTATCGGTTAGCTACGGCGGATATGTTTACATTTGAACATTTGTCTCCATTTATCGCTCAGGCTAAGTCAAAACAGTTTTTCTTACCAGAGTTTATGAGAGATTTGTTGCGACAAACATTGCGACAACTTGCATAGGGATAAATTAGCATTTAAAAAGTTAAAAAATTTGACGATATATAAAAATAGGCTTAATAATTTAATTTAATTATTTATTTAAACGAAGGTTAGGAGACCATTATGAGATTAGTCACAACACGGGGATTAAAAGAAGGACATGAATTGGCCAAGCCAATCTATAATGATAAAGGAAGAGTTTTAGTTCAAAGTCATGTCAAGCTAACACGACCAATTATCAACCGCTTATTAGAATTAGGTGTTACTTTTGTTTATGTAAAAGATGAGCTTTCTGAAGATATTGTCATTCACTCAACGGTTTCAGAACAAGTGAAGGCAGATTCAATCAATACAGTTAAGTCTCTTTTTCACTCGTTTAAAGATACCGGTTTTAAAGAAAGCTCATACTTGTTAGATAAAACTACACAAAAGATGACATCGATTGTTGATACATTAATCAACCAAATTCAATCGAATGATCAAATGCTTACGCTCATGTCAGATATATTTATTAGTGATGATTATTTATTCGAGCATTCTGTTGATGTGACGATTTATACGATTGCACTTGCTAATGAATTAAAGCTTTCAAATGATCAAATTAGAGAAACTGGCTTAGGGGCTTTACTCCATGATATTGGTAAAGTATTTATTCCAGAAGGTATATTAAAGAAGACAAGTCAATTGACAGCTGGTGAGTTTGAGACAATAAAAACACACCCTGAGTTAGGGTTTGAATATTTACGAAAAACAGACTTTCCATTGCTTGTTGCGCATTGTGCGTATCAACATCATGAACGATTAAACGGTTCAGGATATCCGCGCGGTTTAATCGGTGATGAGATCCATACGTATGGAAAAATTCTCGCGATTGCAGACGTGTTTAGTGCGGTGACAAGTGATCGTGTATATAGAGAAGCCATGCTACCACAAGAAGGACTGGAAATCTTATATGCCGGTAGTGGGACATTATTTGATCAAGAAATGATTCGGATCTTTCGAGATAGCATTACAGTTTATCCTA
This window contains:
- a CDS encoding cysteine desulfurase codes for the protein MDIQTIRADFPLLDQEVNGHRLVYLDSAATAQKPIQVIEAVNEYYRLNNANVHRGVHTIGTRATEQYEGSRDRVKQFINAKHREEIIFTRGTTSAINIVAMSYGDQNLTPDDEIVITQMEHHSNIIPWQQLSKRTGAKLTYIPLEADGTITLAKVEETITEKTKIVAITHVSNVLGTINPIKEIAAIAHKNGAVLLVDGAQSVPHISVDVQELDCDFYAFSGHKMCGPTGIGVLYGKKSLLEKMEPVEFGGEMIDFVDLYDSTWKELPWKFEGGTPIIAGAIGLKAAIDYLEAIGLDNIALHEKELVNYALEQISTIEGIEVYGPAQRAGLITFNLTDVHPHDTATVLDTEGIAVRAGHHCAQPLMKWLNVTATARASFYLYNTHEDVDRFIAGLKKTKEFFTDVF
- the sufU gene encoding Fe-S cluster assembly sulfur transfer protein SufU, translating into MSFNNLDSLYRQVIMDHYKNPRNHGTLPDNSLTLEMNNPTCGDRIEIHLMIEDDRITDVKFEGEGCSISLASASMMTEAIKGQKLIDALKMSESFSKLMLGEIDELSDPDMGDAEALQGVSKFPARIKCATLAWKAMEKATKQSE
- the sufB gene encoding Fe-S cluster assembly protein SufB, which encodes MVKNVPEFSEYKYGFHDKDISIFRTEKGLTEQIVEQISEMKNEPKWMLEYRLKALEHFYKRPMPQWGGDLSELDFDDLTYYVKPTEKSERSWDEVPEEIKRTFDRLGIPEAEQKYLAGVSAQYESEVVYQSLKKDLEEMGIIFQDTDSALQEHEELFKEYFGTVVPYTDNKFSALNSAVWSGGSFIYVPKGVKSDTPLQAYFRINSENMGQFERTLIIVDEGASVHYVEGCTAPTFSSSSLHSAVVEIIVKKDAYCRYTTIQNWANNVYNLVTKRATVGANGTMEWIDGNLGSKLTMKYPSIMLMGEGARGNTLSIALAGKGQVQHAGAKMFHLAPNTSSTIVSKSISHSGGNVSYLGLVHFGRKADGARANIECDTMIMDNQSSSDTIPYNEILNDNISLEHEAKVSKVSEEQLFYLMSRGLSEIEATEMIVMGFIEPFTKELPMEYAVEMNRLIAFEMEGSIG
- a CDS encoding ATP-binding cassette domain-containing protein, translated to MLDNINQVFDLGKKYAIVGTSGSGKTTLLNILNGKLTDYPGSVKFNGYELNSISGDSLRESILYLDQQPYIFDGTIRDNITLDESFTEGEINHAIAKSALQDVIDLLPNGIDTSIGEGGRLLSGGQKQRLALARGLIRGKKIEATSSLDQKNALEIEKNLLEQNDLTVIMITHHLREEIREYIDDVLSLSS
- a CDS encoding bifunctional metallophosphatase/5'-nucleotidase, encoding MREELYFYYTSDLHSYFDNWPKIMTFLKKKIALRVNKQQDYFLLDNGDHLDRVNPITEALKGKGNVELLNLANYDIINLGNNEGITLTKAELSSLYDQASFNVACANLESQTNDSPDWLKPYHILVTASGIKIAVIGLTAPFNDFYHPLGWRANDPYETLDKYIDRLKEESDLIILLSHLGVNPDRKIAEQFPEIDVIIGGHTHHLFKTEERHHQAILTGVGKSGFYVGELALTWDHQEKRLIKKHAIAHPIKDELPDPQVLELLKRQEIESERMLQKEVTRLPLPLKVDWYEETLLIKHLTKTLKEWTNADVAMLNAGLLLNGFKQGLVTEYDVHRNCPHPINPCVVVVTGQELIEIVRAGLAEEYQRIRVKGYGFRGEVMGKLVYAGLDCHRDPVSGGQDLCDHLTINGHSLVLDKTYRLATADMFTFEHLSPFIAQAKSKQFFLPEFMRDLLRQTLRQLA
- a CDS encoding HD-GYP domain-containing protein translates to MRLVTTRGLKEGHELAKPIYNDKGRVLVQSHVKLTRPIINRLLELGVTFVYVKDELSEDIVIHSTVSEQVKADSINTVKSLFHSFKDTGFKESSYLLDKTTQKMTSIVDTLINQIQSNDQMLTLMSDIFISDDYLFEHSVDVTIYTIALANELKLSNDQIRETGLGALLHDIGKVFIPEGILKKTSQLTAGEFETIKTHPELGFEYLRKTDFPLLVAHCAYQHHERLNGSGYPRGLIGDEIHTYGKILAIADVFSAVTSDRVYREAMLPQEGLEILYAGSGTLFDQEMIRIFRDSITVYPNGVTVELNNGAHAIVVKQNNKLPNRPIVRVFSHHDQVVKPYDLDLAKELNLTVVGYKL